The genomic interval TACCATCCATCTGACTACATGCAAGCGAAACTAAAAGCCGAGGCGCCGCTAACTTTGCTCGAGGTGTCGGAAGCCGACCTCCTGCTGGAGCCCACGGCTGTTTGAGGGCGCCGCGGTCGGGCCAGATCCGATCCGCTGCGACGCCGCACCCGTACAGTAGGTACAGTATCGCTCTGGGCGGGCAGCCTTCATTGTACTGGAAATGCGGCGGCGCGCCCTTTTCTGGTTACATTTTAACCCCGTGGCTTGGTGTACAGGGTTCATCCGTGTCCCGGCGTTTGATTGCTCGGGCCTGGGTGCGCCGGACCGGCACAGTTCGGCTTGCCGAGGCGATGCCACAGTGAATGCGGCTGAATAGAAGGAGACATGCCTGATGTGCTCCAGGAATCCGGTAACGAGTCGGGCTGAATCTGTTCTAAATGTGCccccttttaaaaaaatattgacgtatttcatgtttgtttgtttgaacaCGTGAGAATTTGGAGAAGACGTGGAGCGCTGAAAGCCTTTTGCGAGTCGCCAGATCCACCGACGTTACAGTCAGCTGGTTAAATTACGTATTTACACTGATAACTTGGGTGATGGGAAATCAGTGTAGGCAGGGTTGATTAGCCAGATTTCCTTTCATTTCCTGAAATATAGCGAATCCCGCGTTCAGTGAAACTTGTTCATGGTCTTATAAGACGACTGTCTGCGGCTGATTAAGATCTGGCGAACGGACGAGGGTTGAATCTAATACGCAAAGGCTCTGTTATATCAGTATACCTCGCAAGTTAAAAGTTAACCTAGTGGTGTAATAAATATGATGATGTGGTGAGGATCAATCAGCCGTTGTTATGGGGGCTCATAAATAAGTGATGCATTGTTTTCTGTTAGCGGCACATTTGTATTCCGGTGGTtcattggcttttttttttctttctttttttaacactTTTGTGTTTGGAGTGCATGCCACGCAGCCTGCTGGTTATTCATGGCTTACGCGAAGAGCTGAGCTATAGTGTGTAAAGTTTTCAGAATGTCGATTTAAAAAGGGCGTTTCCGTGCATGAGTCGAAAACTTAATAGTGTACAGCACTTAAGTTGGATAACCTACTGAAAATTGTATGCCACCGCCCTACACACGAATATTTAGTGCCAGACAATATCCACCAACCTGGCTGTATAGCAATACAATTTTTCTCTTCTATACCTTatataatatatgtaatattttaaaattcatCGCTATTTAGGCTTATATTTTATAAAGACACACAGCTGTGATTGAAGTGTTTTGAGGCAGTAAACATGAATAATGAGTGCAGATGATTCTGGACGGATGTGGCTTTAAGCACGTGTATGGACAActgtgcatgtgcatgaaaaaaataatgccAGTATTTCTGTACTGTGTCTTTAAATGTACATACGCCTTCAGATTATTTGAAAATTGAGCCAAAGCTGTACATGGCTGAGTAAAGATTTTTCAAAGTTGCATTCAGCTGTTTTTGGGCGCATGACTGATTTCTGGGCACAGTTCTACGGCTCGTTTGTTGAAGCACTAGAAATGGTAGTCTTGCTAGTGTTTGAGAGACCAGTATTACCAGCAGCATCTCAAACTCTGTCCTTTTGGGTGTAACAAAGCGTCCTCATGTTCAGGGAGTTCAGGACTTTGAgagatgcattatgggaacCCCGGCTGAGCAGGCACAAACCGTGACCTTTATCGTGTGGGTCCCCAAAGGATGCTCGTGtcgacactgcagcagtgaGGAAAGCCCCCTCAGAGTGAGGGGGCTGCCTTGTGCCTTTGGaggtctgtgggggggggcttcctgtTCTCCTCCCAGTCCCGTGGGTAGCCTGCCAGCCTCAGCATGGGCTGCACTTTTGTGGAGGCTGCCTTTGTTTCTGCAGTGTGGCCTGGTTATGCAGCTGGGTTCTGTTGTTGCTAATTATATCTCCCCCCTTTCCATTTTTATACAACCTGTTTAGAATCATCATCGTTCCCTTTTCTGTTTTGGACCAAAACAAGAACTGCTattttttgtgcgtgtgtgtgtttcgcCCTAGTCCCTTCACCGGTGGGCTGGGCACCTGGTCTTGCTAAGAaggtatttattttatatttactaATTTATGtgacacttttatccagagTGATTTATCCAAAGATCACAATTTATTCATGCTccttgggattcaaacccacaacctctGTGTTGTCAGcatggtgttgtagttgttgagCATTGCAGTGTTAAGGTGGTTATTTAAGCTGCATTTACTCAGACCTTTTAAATAGGCTTCTGGAGACAAATGGAATTGGAGAATAattattgataaaaaaaaattgtcaatctattcatccatccatcctttcgGAATATAAGATCCGTTATTGATCTCTGAAATTGTTTGTatacctccctcaacttgctctttttcgTAGAGTAAActgtccgtgaagggcagccacccgtagtggcacccagggagctgggggttaagggccttgctcaaggacccgcagacgtgctgaggctgggtttgaactggtgaccttctgatttcaggcacacaggcttagcccactgaaccacacactacCCCAATATATCCAGTATAGAGTTGCAAGGGCCTGGTGCCTCTCTCAGGGAGCACTGGAcgcaaagcaggggacaccctagatAGAATGGCGATCCACTGTAGGTTGCACACTATGGACAATTTCGAGATGCTAGGTCACCTGACCACATCATTTTAGACTGCAGGGGGAAATCAATAACAACAGTAGAACTCATACACTGTGAGAGTGCTTTTTTTAACCCCCAACCCTGAGTGTGTGAGGCTTAAAGCCAATATTAACATCTCAGTGTTAATATTTACCCAAAAATACCAGGTTTCATAGTTAGAAAAACTTTTTTCAAAAACTTTTTTGAAAGGATCACAATTCACCCTAATTTGCACGGAAGTGTTCAGGTGTTGAAGTTTGTTGGGGTGTGCTGTGCATTTTTCTTCTTAAACTTGACATCCAGTAAGAGATCCGCCTCGATCTGATATCAGCCCATTGTCCTTCGCCGGCCGATGGGCGGAGATGATGCCACTTTCTTGAGTGACTTGCAGTTCAGTGGTAAACGTTCCTGACAGCAATTCATTATTATCGTGTTTTGCGTCTGCAGCAAAACTGTAACATCAGCCTAACATAAAACAGTCGTTAagcctttttttaaattaatgagCTCTGTTTTCTTCACCAGTGTTTTGGAGGGTATTTTTAAAGGTACGTCAGCGCTTACCTTGAAAAGCGATCACACCGTTGTCTACAGCCTCTGGGTGACGATAAATGTCTGTTCCTGTTTGCAAAGAATGCAAGTCATTTGTTGTTCATTGTCTGTTCAAGATCATTTTCACTGCCATCATGTTCGAGGGATTGTCCTGTAAACTTTCCCTGGTTTAGCCGTATGACACAGTGAGCGTGCTTGTTAACGGGGATGGAATGGTGGTGCGACAGAGATGCCGTGCTGGGCTTTGGGAACGGCGTCGTGTCCTGGGGTCTCTGGCACTGATCCTCATGGAATTTTTTAGCGCAAGCTAAAGCTGGTTTTGAAAGAGTCTGCCTGCGTTTACTGAGCTCTCTGCTCATGTTGGTATCATCGACCGTGAGCTGCTGACTGCGGGGGCTGCCTCCTGTGCTGATCGAAGAAGGCTTCACACATTCAAGTCAGCGATTTTCACCATGCGGTCTCTGCCGTCTGCTTTTTCATTGTCTGTgggtttttctttttgcttttctCCTGCTGTGTGACATTGATTAACAGCCTAAATCTTGAGGCTAGAAAGTAGAGGAGTCAGATCAGGTGGTGTTTAAGGGGCTCAGTGGATGAACAAATTAATGGAAGGTGgagtcttttctgtttttttttttttttgttttgttttttttttttcccctcccttaTCTCCCTCCCTCAGATGGTCTGTGGCTTCGCTGACTCATCAGTGAGGTGCTGTTACTGTCTGACTCTGCAGTATAAAGTGCTTGGGGCACACGGACATATTTCTCCCGGGCTGTGCTGCCAGGCAGGGACTGGACAGGGGGGGAGCAGTCGCTCTTGTGGTTGTGTTTAATTGTTACGCAGCTGTAATAGGAGGCCCCTCCCATTTCCTTACATGGCTGAGGTTTCTGTTCCCACTCCACACAGGAAAATTGTCACTGGCAGACAGAAAGGGACACCCAGCCAGCGTGGAGAACAACGTGGATAGGTGAGGTTTGCCCTCGAGTCGCTGTAATCATTCTCTTAATTCCGCCCCCCATTCCCCAAGGCGCACATTATTTCACCAAACTGAGCCAAACAGTGTAACTGAGACTCAGGCACTAACAAAAAGATTCAGGTTACCTTTATATAAAGTTCTCCTTTCTGAATGTTGCCACACCGTTCAATTTTAGCCGCAATGGTGTTGCCGGGATAGCTGAGAGAAAGTTCCAGAACCTGACCGTTTCGGGGGGGATTTTCCTGTCTTTATGCAGTGCTGAGCAGGGAAGAGCTATGTTGCTTCTGAAGGCACAAGGCTAAACGCTGCTCCTCCCCAGTCCAGAATGTAAACAGCTGCATAAAGCCAGCTATCTTGGAGGCTGTGGTGGAGATCTCTGTCTATGCTGAAGCAGTGTGTCCTTCTCGGTCGGTCGAGGGCAGGTTCAGGGTGATGACACTATCCATGTGAGCAGGGTTGGGGTTGGGATGTTGGCTCTAACCCTTATGTGCCACAGGAGAGGGAGGGGCGAGGAGAACAGGGATGACCTGGTTCGCTCCTCCAGCTACATGGTGTCCAACAAGGCGCAGATGCTGGCCATGCCACAGTTCGGCTTGCGGGACAACCTCATCCGCTCCGAGCTGCTGAAGAAGGAGGAGCAGTACATCTACATCAAGAACTTCAGGTGGGCTCCACCAACCCCTGTCCCCACATCCCTGCCCCTGCAGAAACCCCCCAGGCTTAACATTCATGCCCTGTGACGGTGTCCCTCGTGTCCCTCGTTTCCCTCGTGTCCCTCGTGTTCTCGCATCTTTCTTTGCCGGAGACACACCTTCAGCACCTCCTATGTTGGGGAACTCCACCTGTGTAAATCACCGCTGCGATATGCAGGGATGAAGTCGGTTTTTAAAAGCGAGCAGAGTCTGGGGCTTAGAGAGAGCTGCTCTTTGAGGGGCATCTCACTCTCACTAGCCGTAACCAGCAGCTCCTGATGCCACGTTTCCACAGCATGACGTTCAAGCACCTGTTTACATACTCGGCCTTGCTTTGCGCTTCTGCCAAGGCCTCTCAGCCTGCTGTGCCCATGGGTACCGTGTTGTCACTGTGGTCCCAGTAGTGCAGAATTCATTTAGAACCGATGGCATGTTTTCTCCTCGATGGGATCAAAGGTTTGCCCACAGTAGTGGGTTAATGGGGGGTAATGCTGACCTCTGCTGGTCAAAAAGGGCAGTGCACAATGCGGCTTGAAGCTTCACTTTTCCCCGTGCCCTTGCCGTCTGCTCACGGTTCTGTGCACAGACTCTTGTTTATGTACTACATTTGACTGTGGATGCAGATGGTTGCGGGCGATATATGCGTACAGTGGCGATATTCCACcggaccagcagagggcagatgtattgtaacaaacacaaatacaagcaggGTAGCAACTATTCTTCTGCATTATCTTTGTACGCTGTGAAaatgctgccacctactggaaataccTGCACATGCGCCGTCGACTCGTACCAATGCACATGATGTCCTCAGAAGGAAAGAATCTAGGCTACATGTGCAGTGTCCAGCACAAACCCCTGATGATGAGATTTACACCTTGTCCACGGACCACCTTAACCAGGGTAGAAAGTATATCTGTTCCATTTCAGGCACAATATCGCAGTTCTTTCGTTTCTTAAAGACTATCGTGAGACGTTGCCTGCATTAATGTGGCTTGATAACTAATAGCTCTGCTCTCTGGCCTGAGCTGTTTTCAACCGGCGTCATGTGACGCAGCTAGATTTGCTGGCCCAGCTTGCTGTTGCCATGACACCCAGAGGTCACTGCGATCCCGTTGAGCCACTGCTGCCCCTTATTAAAGTGCAGGGTGGCAGTGTGAATGTGTGCTCGACTGAGAATGCCAGTCTTCTAGTTACCCATTGATTCCCATAACGTGCCAGGATGGGAGactatatgtgtgcatgtggatGGAGAGTCTGGCACAACACAGCATGCGGAGATCCGGGGCAAAGAGATACAAACATACTGGGGGTCTCCAGATGCTGAACCTTCATGCCCTTAGTAGATGCTCTTCCCCGGCTGTGTCTGCCCTGAATGTGCTGCCGGTGATGACGACACAGGATTTGTCTGTGTTAATTCCTCCCCCCaaccctgcccctcccccaggttTTTTCTAGGTACCTACAATGTGAATGGACAGCCCCCCAAGGAAAGCCTCCAGCCCTGGTTGGGTTTTCCCTCCGATCCCCCGGACATCTACTGTGTGGGGTAAGCTGCCTGCACCTGCCCcattgggatgggggggggctttctagGGCAAGAACGATGGCAGATGCTTTTGGATTGCAGGTTCCAAGAGCTGGACCTCAGCAAGGAAGCCTTCTTCTTCAGCGACACGCCCAAGGAGCAAGAGTGGATGAAGGCCGTTTTGGAGGGCCTGCACCAAGACGCCAAGTATGCCTTTGTAAGGACACCCCCCTCTGAACACCCTCCCACCCCACGGTCGCTCAACAGCAGCCTCTTTTTCAGACACTTTATTCTGACGCACATTTTTGGTCCCCTGTCAGTCAGGTTTAAGCCAATTAAATCCAATAAAGTAACTCATAGCAGGTAGGTTGATTCAGGGCACTGTAAGCCCTTTCACTCTTCCATCCGTTCCTGATCCCCCTGTATCACTTCGTGCTGGTAAGGATGGGGGGGCCTGTGACTGACTGAGCCTCTGCTTCCGCCACCCCCATTTCAGGTGAAGCTGATTCGCCTGGTCGGCATCATGCTACTGTTCTACGTGAAGAACGAGCACGCTGAGCACATCAGCGAGGTGGAGGCTGAGAGCGTGGGCACCGGGATCATGGGAAGGATGGTGAGCGGCCGCCCGACACACCTGACCCCCCTGCCGAGGGCCTGGGCTGCAGGAGCTCCGGGGAATAGGTGATATAGTGACCGAGGTGTTTATTGTTGCTATTAATCCTGTGGCTACTGTAGTTCAGCAAGTAGAGCAAAAGGCATGGGCTCAGATCCCAgggataaaagcatcagataaatgaGAAAAATCTAATCCCTCCCTCTTGAAGCCGATTGAGGGGGTCTGGAGCCGATCCCAGGCAGCGCTGTGCACTAGGCAGAGGACACCTTACATAATAACACATgcgggcaatttagagacaatTTTCGGCTGTGGAAACTCACACAAGATAAAGCAGGGGCGGGATTTGACCCCATAACCATGACAGCATATAGGCCTAATTTGCTCCATGAGGGAGTGTTTAATGTCCCTCTGAAACTCCCGTGAGGTCAAATCCCAGACCCTGGAGATGCAAGGTGAAAGTGACGTTAATAGGAGCTGCCTGTGGGTGATATTAGTGAGACTGTGCCTTTGAAAAGGAAAGCTGGCTTTTCCTTTTGTAACAAGTTAGCGAGTACCTGTGGGACTGGCTGAGGTTTGAGGCACGAAATGATGGATGAGGCTCCTCTTCCTTTGTTTCCAGGGCAACAAAGGCGCGGTGGCCATTCGCTTCCGATTCCACAACTCGGACATTTGCGTGGTGAACTCACACCTGGCCGCCCACGTGGAGGAGTTCGAGCGCCGCAACCAGGACTTCAGGGACATCTGCAGCCGCATCATGTTCCGACAGAAAGACCCCGGCCTGTCCCCGCTCACCATCCTAAAGCATGAGTGCGTTGAGTCGTTTCCCATAATGCTGTGCAAAAAAGTGCCTCATTGTGATGTGTTGTAATTTGTCTGTTAATAACTATGTTTGTTAGCTCCTGTTCAAAATGTGCATATAGTTAACTAGCTGCTTTAAGTTGTTTAGCATTTTTGCTTTTGTTACTGCTGCTGTGCTGCTTGCGTTGTTGgtggtgtgtttttttctttacataACTGTTTTGTGTGTCTTTAGTGTCATCCTTTGGCTTGGGGATCTGAACTACAGGATATGTGAACTTGAGGTGGATGAAGTGAAAAACCTTATTGCCAAAAAAGATTTTGAAACCCTGCAAAAATTCGACCAGGTATGGGCCTCACATCAGCGCACCGAAGACACGCATTCATTACCTCATTACTGCATTTCAGCAGTTACTCCAGGTCAGATGACACTTCAGAACACGCAGCGGTTGGGATTACTGTGTGTCAGTCACAGACTGCTTTGATTTCATTGGGTCTGCCGTTGTCTTAAACCTGTCTGTGAGTGGCAGTGTACAGTAGTCCCACCCACTTCCAAAGCATCATTTTCGTTTGTGATTGTCAGTTTTTTGTGATATGGACATGCTGAAATGTTGTTTTATTACTGTGCCTGATGTAACATGATCATGTCTCTGCTCATTCATGTGTTAATCACTGAGACAAAAGCTTGTTTTGGTGTTACGTTTTAAAGGGGATCATGGGGCATctgactttgtgtgtgtgtgtgtgtgtgtgtgtgtcccgcAGCTTCGCCGGCAGATCAAGGAAGAAGCTGTGTTCTCAGGCTTTGTGGAAGGGGAGATTATGTTCCAGCCCACATACAAGTACAACACAGGTTCCGACCAGTGGGACAGCAGGTGGGGACCAAGTGACACCAACCTGATCCGATCAGGCATGTCTCTCTGCAGCGGGTGGCAGAGGGACCCTCCATGCAGGACAGCCACAGTGTCTTGGGTTTCCTGAAGGAAAATTCTGGAAAGGCATACTTTCTAGAGCTACCTGCTTAGGTTATGTGGTCGTTCGCATTTCAAAAGGAAGGATGTAAGCAAGCTTTTACTCATATATATTCTGagaaatacaagaaaaaaaatatgaaacagaCTGAGTGGGTGGAATGAGGGTTGTAGTATGGTGCActtatttttttactgaaaaCACGAAACACTTTTCACCAAACACATCCGAGGCTGATTACTACAGATCCCACTGGACTCAAACTGAGAAAAATGTCCCATAATATTTACTGGGAACACTGCTGTTCTGGTGATTGCATGTTCGTTATGGGAGAGTGTGAAGTGGCTCCGGGTTTAGCCAGTAACAGATTGTTAAAATGGCCCAGTTGAAGACGGTCTCTGCTGAAATGGTTCCCTGCAAAGTACAGGGAAAGCAGGGGTTGGGGGTGAACTTTCACGATCCATGCTGGTGAATTTCTTCAGTTGCTGGATCTTCCTCAACGCTGAGTGGTGTGATGAAAATGCCTGGGATTTGTGACGGGGGGGTGTGTAACTGCACACAGCTGATCTTTGGGCCTTTGTTCCATGCCCCCCCCAGTGAGAAGTGTCGAGTGCCCGCCTGGTGTGACCGCATCCTGTGGAAGGGCAAGCAGATCCAGCAGCTGCACTACcagagtcacatgaccctgAAGACCAGTGACCACAAGCCCGTGAGCTCGCTGATGGAGATCGGGGTGAGGGCAGCTCCTTCtgctggtggggtgggggcggtGGCTCTTCTCCAGGCGCTCTCTGGAGCTCATAGCCCTCTCCCGGCCTGTCCTTAGATTAAGGTGGTGAACGAGGAGAAGTACAAGAAGACTTTCGAAGAGATTGTGCGGAATCTGGACAAGATGGAGAACGAGTGCATCCCGTCCGTGTCTCTCTCCGGGCGAGAGGTGAGTGGCGATGTCGGGGACCACCAGGCTTCTGGGTTGTCTCCATGGATACCTTACAGGCAAACACGTTGCCTTGTTCAGGGGTACTGAGGTttgggccccctgttggccaaaaACAGTTATCACACTaagtataataaacatgttccTTATTCAGAAGATGTTCTACTAGTCATCTAGTCAGCCACGATCTTTTCACTCTTCTCGTTAgatatttagtttttgaaatacTAATTTAGCCTTTGCATAAATACTGTACTGTAGCAACATattccagctgttttttttttttattaatttggcATCTTTTCGGTGCTGGGATGTTTATCTTTGAATAAATTtatgaaatgtctgaaatttccCTTCATGGGATTAATAACGTTCATCTTACCTTAAATCTAAACCAGCAAACATAAATCCTGATATGCTCTTTTCCGATGTGAATCTCCTTTGCTTTTACCTGGAAAGAACCTTCCAGATTCCAGCTAATAAATCCTAGCTCGCTAATTCTAGTTTCATACTAGCCGATCTCGGGTATCTAAATTTGTTTTTGTGCAGTTGATTCCAGTTAACCAGTTTGTCTGCTTTTATATGTAGCTCCGTTTGAATAATTCTGGTTCCATGCTACCGAGTTCCTGCTAGCTAATTCTAGCTTTATACTGCCTTATTCCACTTAGCTAATTGTAGATCTCTGCTAGCTAATTCCAAGACTACCGCTGCCCTTGTCTAACCAGCCTTGTCCTCCATCTGTCCAATGCAGTTCCAGTTTAATGACGTGAAGTTCATGCAGGAACAGACCAAGATACTGACCATCTACAACGATGGACAAGTGCCATGTCAGTTTGAGTTCATCCAGAAGCTGGATGAATCCACCTTCTGCAAACCTTGGTTGATGATCAGCCCACACCAAGGCTTCCTGGCACAGGGTAAGCGATGGATCTTCAGCCTCCTCGAAAGCTGCTCTTGCTAGGTTACCCTCCTGCAGCCAAGTGGCAGATCACACAGCTGTTAATGTTCTGGACTGGTAACCGAAAGTCTGTTGGTTTAAGCGCCAGCAGGGCCTCTAGTCAACTGAACCTTTCAGTTGTACAAAAGGGAAAATCATAAGCTGTGTAAGATAGTAACAGCTGAAGAAAATTGAAGAAATCTGACAATTCATTATAACACAGATTGTTACAATGATTTTCCAGCTGTGTATATGATGACATACATTTGCATATGCATACAACAGTGGCAGAGAGTGTTGTGAAATAGTTGTATACAGCAAAGCTGTAGGGCTCTCCACACATACAAGCTGCCGCTTCTACAGCAAGCAGGCGTATAAACAATGTGATGTGGGGTTACTAGGAAGGGATAATTGTCTCTTAGCAAATGGAAGGTGTGGAGATCCCCTGGGGGGCAAAGCCATAGCGTGGCAAACTCGGGGGCTTTGTCGATGTCCCGGCAACAGTGGCTTTCGGATGTTGATGTTGGTTCAGCTGGGAGAGATGGATCAGCCTCTTCGTCTATGTGGGAGTAATACTTGACGTTATTGAGGAAATTAGCGAGTAGCGCAGCGAGGTTTTTTGCTGGCTAACCGTTAGCCGAGGTGTGTTTCATATTGACGGCCCGACTTACCTTGGCTTGTCTTTAGCGAAACCTCGCATCTCATGATCGCGAAGAGGGAGGCCAAGGACTGCCCTAAGAGTGCTCTCGCACTTGCCCCAGTTGGCTTGTACTCTGCTCGAGCACGACtgtccccccccttcccacacCCCCCTCCCGCTGGTCCGCTCTCACATTGCGATTAACGTCCCGGGACCGAGCACACTTTTGTCATCGCTGTGTGTCGAAGAATACtcacagcacaatggagctcatgattaATGTCCtcattttgtggcttatttggtgTCACTTTGGGGGCGATGATGCACGGCCTTCGTAGATTTTATCAAGTATGCAACACAGCGATTTTCATTTAATCCTGCTGCATGCATAAGGAAATAGTCCCGTATTATGCCAAATATCTCGGAGTTTTATGCATTGCATCAGGTTGTTACAAATTTCCATTAAGCTCTGAACCTCTGCCGTGGACCAAAGTGATttctttatgtttattaaatgtttCTTGCTACCCGATGTGTTCGTTTCGGGTCCAGTTGTATAGCGTACATGTGCACAGCATATGCGTGTGGCAGTCGCATCGTTGACGTCTTGTCTGTGTTCCATGCTCAGGCACGTTTACCTTTCACACGAGATGCAGGGTCGTGCAGAGACgtttaaaggggcgggtgctcaaagttaaaaaagatagaacaggctgaataacaacaactcacattcatgacaaatctaatatggaattatgtggatatccatattagatcgtttttagtgaaataaaagccctccagaaaagaagggaaaagtcctgtaacttactttaaaacaaaacgtGTTCCCTAAAATggtggacagagctacagacccccttgtaacacccttacccagttagctagcagttaatgaccaccactacttgtgcagttcataaaaggacaggtaatgtttgtcgcgctgttgcacaaacagcacgctcATTTGTTTCAACTCATTTCttgttatagactatagtgtgcgctgtacaccctatttactgttttgttgcagtctgcaccttccaattaatttgcctgcttctcctccagctccgcaccacccagcctgcagaaaataCGCGTGCACTTCGCGAGCTCGTACCCGGCTCGTAACGAGCgcgctctgccctcaagggcaagcattggttaatggcagtcatgtga from Paramormyrops kingsleyae isolate MSU_618 chromosome 9, PKINGS_0.4, whole genome shotgun sequence carries:
- the inpp5b gene encoding type II inositol 1,4,5-trisphosphate 5-phosphatase isoform X2 yields the protein MKDYSCCFKHAAQCLLVVDDATESRLVGLVARYEAHAMFIFTHRRMAITGEDVTLDDIIPVSHNFAIVEVSSPDELAIIGADTRVRVTDSDRDLELRLPFGSHTRLFLSEVNRSWSEVCKKCPTEVPASQFEWLTKYRRSTKGTSTDSLSAVLLQTPSSRKQSGKLSLADRKGHPASVENNVDRRGRGEENRDDLVRSSSYMVSNKAQMLAMPQFGLRDNLIRSELLKKEEQYIYIKNFRFFLGTYNVNGQPPKESLQPWLGFPSDPPDIYCVGFQELDLSKEAFFFSDTPKEQEWMKAVLEGLHQDAKYAFVKLIRLVGIMLLFYVKNEHAEHISEVEAESVGTGIMGRMGNKGAVAIRFRFHNSDICVVNSHLAAHVEEFERRNQDFRDICSRIMFRQKDPGLSPLTILKHDVILWLGDLNYRICELEVDEVKNLIAKKDFETLQKFDQLRRQIKEEAVFSGFVEGEIMFQPTYKYNTGSDQWDSSEKCRVPAWCDRILWKGKQIQQLHYQSHMTLKTSDHKPVSSLMEIGIKVVNEEKYKKTFEEIVRNLDKMENECIPSVSLSGREFQFNDVKFMQEQTKILTIYNDGQVPCQFEFIQKLDESTFCKPWLMISPHQGFLAQGESVDIQLELYVNRSTATDLNSGRQQIEDILVLHLDRGKDYFISITGNYLPSCFGTSLQTLCHLREPIQDMPLETLQQLILMTSEEVSDPITEKPLDIPKEIWMMVDHLYRNASKQEDLFQQPGLRSEVGKIRDCLDTGTPDSLPGSNHSVAEALLLFLDALPEPVVCYSAYQQCLESCSNASQCKKVISSLPQCHKNVFNYLTAFLRELLKYSEYNQLDTSILATIFSAFLLRSSAKQEQAERKKTWDFLTHFLIPDHS
- the inpp5b gene encoding type II inositol 1,4,5-trisphosphate 5-phosphatase isoform X4 — its product is MGDMMDMVNNRKNKGNSEEVCKKCPTEVPASQFEWLTKYRRSTKGTSTDSLSAVLLQTPSSRKQSGKLSLADRKGHPASVENNVDRRGRGEENRDDLVRSSSYMVSNKAQMLAMPQFGLRDNLIRSELLKKEEQYIYIKNFRFFLGTYNVNGQPPKESLQPWLGFPSDPPDIYCVGFQELDLSKEAFFFSDTPKEQEWMKAVLEGLHQDAKYAFVKLIRLVGIMLLFYVKNEHAEHISEVEAESVGTGIMGRMGNKGAVAIRFRFHNSDICVVNSHLAAHVEEFERRNQDFRDICSRIMFRQKDPGLSPLTILKHDVILWLGDLNYRICELEVDEVKNLIAKKDFETLQKFDQLRRQIKEEAVFSGFVEGEIMFQPTYKYNTGSDQWDSSEKCRVPAWCDRILWKGKQIQQLHYQSHMTLKTSDHKPVSSLMEIGIKVVNEEKYKKTFEEIVRNLDKMENECIPSVSLSGREFQFNDVKFMQEQTKILTIYNDGQVPCQFEFIQKLDESTFCKPWLMISPHQGFLAQGESVDIQLELYVNRSTATDLNSGRQQIEDILVLHLDRGKDYFISITGNYLPSCFGTSLQTLCHLREPIQDMPLETLQQLILMTSEEVSDPITEKPLDIPKEIWMMVDHLYRNASKQEDLFQQPGLRSEVGKIRDCLDTGTPDSLPGSNHSVAEALLLFLDALPEPVVCYSAYQQCLESCSNASQCKKVISSLPQCHKNVFNYLTAFLRELLKYSEYNQLDTSILATIFSAFLLRSSAKQEQAERKKTWDFLTHFLIPDHS